The following nucleotide sequence is from Synechococcus sp. KORDI-52.
GCCACCGCCAAGATCCTGGATACAAGCGTGATCATCGATGGCCGGATCCGCGGGATGCTCGCCTGCGGGTTGCTGGAAGGCCAGGTGATCGTCGCTGAGACCGTGATCGCGGAAATGCAGCAACTCTCGGATTCAACCAACATCGAGAAGCGGGCCAAAGGCCGACGTGGCCTGAAGCTGCTGAAGGATCTCAGGGAAACCTACGGACGGCGGTTGGTGATCAACAGCACCCGTTATGACGGCAAGGGAACGGATGATCGGCTGCTGCAGCTGGCTTCCGACACGGGCGGAACGCTGGTCACGGCGGACTTCAACCTGGCGCAGGTGGCCCAGGTAAAGGAGCTGAAGGTGATGAATCTGAGTGAGCTGGTGATCGCCTTGCGGCCTGAGGTGCAACCCGGCGATGAACTCAAACTCAAGATCGTGCGGGAGGGCAAGGAGGAGAGCCAGGGGGTCGGCTACCTCGACGACGGAACGATGGTGGTGGTCAACGAGGCGAAATCACTAATCGGCCAACGCAAACCTGTGGTCGTGACCGGTGCTCTGCAAACCCCAACCGGCCGGATGGTGTTTGCCCGGTTGGACGGGAATGATGCAACAACCGACACCAAGACTTCGACCAAATCAAAAAGTCAGGGAAAACCGCCCAAAACCAGCAGCCGCAAGCCCGCTCAGCCCGGCTAGGCTCGCTCCACCGCGATGGTGGAGATGACGACTTCGGCCCCGTACTACGGCGACAGCGCTGTGATGCGTACACCACCTCCTGACCTTCCTTCACTCCTGCTGAAGGAGCGAATCGTCTATCTGGGCTTGCCTTTGTTCTCTGACGACGACGCCAAGCGTCAGATGGGCATCGACGTGACTGAGCTGATCATTGCTCAGCTGCTTTATCTGGAATTCGACAACCCAGAGAAACCGATTTACTTCTACATCAACTCCACTGGAACAAGCTGGTACTCAGGTGAAGCGATCGGCTTCGAGACCGAAGCCTTCGCCATCTGCGACACCCTTCGCTACGTGAAGCCTCCGGTGCACACCATCTGCATCGGTCAGGCAATGGGTACAGCCGCGGTGATCCTCTCGGCAGGTACGAAAGGTCAACGGGCCGCTCTCCCGAACTCTTCCATCGTCCTGCACCAGCCGCGCAGCGGTGCCCGCGGCCAGGCGACGGACATCCAAATCCGAGCCAAAGAAGTGCTGCACAACAAGCAGGCGATGCTTGAAATCCTCTCCGCCAACACAGGTCGTTCTGTGGAAGAGCTGAGCAAGGACTCCGACCGGATGAGCTACCTGACACCGCAACAAGCCGTTGAGTACGGACTCATCGACCGCGTGCTCAGCAGCCGCAAGGATCTGCCTGGCAATCCCCCCGTCTGACCGACGGCATCAGCCCCAACCCTCCTGCACCTCCTTTCCAAAGTCCTGAACCATGCCGATCGGTACCCCCAGCGTTCCCTACCGCCTGCCCGGCAGCCAGATGGAGCGCTGGGTCGACATCTACACCCGTCTCGGAGTGGAGCGCATCCTCTTCCTTGGCTCTGAAGTGAATGACGGCATCGCCAACAGCCTGGTGGCCCAGATGCTCTATCTCGACTCGGAAGACAGCAGCAAGCCGATCTACCTGTACATCAACTCCCCAGGTGGCTCCGTCACGGCCGGCCTGGCGATCTACGACACCATCCAGTACGTCAAGAGCGAGGTGGTGACCATCTGCGTTGGCCTTGCGGCATCCATGGGTGCTTTTCTTCTTGCCGCTGGCACCAAGGGCAAGCGGGTTGCCCTGCCCCACAGCCGGATCATGATCCACCAGCCCCTTGGTGGCACCAGTCGTCGCCAGGCCAGTGACATCGAAATCGAGGCACGGGAGATCCTGCGGATGAAGGAGATGCTCAACCGCTCCCTATCCGACATGAGTGGCCAGAGCTTCGAGAAGATCGAGAAGGACACCGACCGGGACTACTTCCTCAGTGCCGAAGAAGCCAAGGAATACGGTCTGATCGATCGCGTCATCTCCCATCCGAACGAGGCCTGAACCGAACGGGTCAGGCCGCTGCGTAAGCTCGTCGACTGCAGTGTTCCGCAAGCCCGCCCCGGATGGCCCAGCTCTTCTACGACTCCGACGCCGATCTCGGTCTGCTGAACGGCAAGACCGTGGCCATCATTGGTTATGGCTCCCAGGGTCATGCCCACGCTCTCAACCTGAAAGATTCAGGCGTGAACGTGGTGGTGGGCCTCTATGACGGCAGCCGCTCCGCCGAAAAAGCCAAGGCAGACGGTCTTGAAGTGCTGAGCGTGGCCGATGCCTCAGCCAAGGCCGACTGGATCATGGTCTTGCTGCCCGACGAATTCCAGAAGGACGTCTACGAGAAGGAAATCGCACCCCACCTCAGTGCCGGCAAGGTGCTGAGCTTCGCCCACGGCTTCAACATCCGCTTCGAGCTGATCAAGCCTCCCGCTGATGTGGATGTGGTGATGATCGCCCCCAAAGGCCCTGGCCACACCGTGCGCTGGGAATATCAGAACGGTCAGGGGGTTCCTGCCCTGTTCGCGATTGAA
It contains:
- a CDS encoding PIN/TRAM domain-containing protein; translation: MVDPLILLLFVVSGAAAGWMGIHLLPDGLVSSTTNAEQLRLQLSGAGGGIGLIAGLVFNKLRMRLMQQVRTMPTDLLVSRAVGLILGLLVANLLLLPVLLLPFSGGIVLLKPLLAVVSNVFFGVLGSNLAEVHGRTLLRLFNPASTEALLVADGVLTPATAKILDTSVIIDGRIRGMLACGLLEGQVIVAETVIAEMQQLSDSTNIEKRAKGRRGLKLLKDLRETYGRRLVINSTRYDGKGTDDRLLQLASDTGGTLVTADFNLAQVAQVKELKVMNLSELVIALRPEVQPGDELKLKIVREGKEESQGVGYLDDGTMVVVNEAKSLIGQRKPVVVTGALQTPTGRMVFARLDGNDATTDTKTSTKSKSQGKPPKTSSRKPAQPG
- a CDS encoding ATP-dependent Clp protease proteolytic subunit — translated: MTTSAPYYGDSAVMRTPPPDLPSLLLKERIVYLGLPLFSDDDAKRQMGIDVTELIIAQLLYLEFDNPEKPIYFYINSTGTSWYSGEAIGFETEAFAICDTLRYVKPPVHTICIGQAMGTAAVILSAGTKGQRAALPNSSIVLHQPRSGARGQATDIQIRAKEVLHNKQAMLEILSANTGRSVEELSKDSDRMSYLTPQQAVEYGLIDRVLSSRKDLPGNPPV
- a CDS encoding ATP-dependent Clp protease proteolytic subunit codes for the protein MPIGTPSVPYRLPGSQMERWVDIYTRLGVERILFLGSEVNDGIANSLVAQMLYLDSEDSSKPIYLYINSPGGSVTAGLAIYDTIQYVKSEVVTICVGLAASMGAFLLAAGTKGKRVALPHSRIMIHQPLGGTSRRQASDIEIEAREILRMKEMLNRSLSDMSGQSFEKIEKDTDRDYFLSAEEAKEYGLIDRVISHPNEA